In Chitinivibrionales bacterium, one genomic interval encodes:
- a CDS encoding phosphate ABC transporter ATP-binding protein, whose protein sequence is MTAHADKSRNEDIKIRTENLSFFYNQKPALKNISIAMPAYKITGLIGPSGCGKSTFLRCLNRMNDLIEGVSLEGKVFIDDIDIYRKKIDVVELRKRVGMIFQKSNPFPKSIFDNIAYGPRLQGKRKKSELSDIVEQCLKHAALWDEVKDDLDRNALALSGGQQQRLCIARALAVNPGILLMDEPASALDPISTAKIEELLFELKKKYTIVIVTHNMQQASRVSDYTAFFYMGEIVEFGETTTIFTSPEYKQTEDYVTGRFG, encoded by the coding sequence ATGACAGCGCATGCAGACAAAAGCAGAAACGAAGACATTAAAATCAGAACCGAAAATTTAAGCTTTTTTTACAATCAGAAACCGGCTTTAAAAAATATTTCTATTGCAATGCCGGCCTACAAAATCACCGGATTAATCGGCCCATCAGGTTGTGGAAAATCAACATTCCTTCGCTGCCTCAATCGAATGAATGACCTCATTGAAGGAGTCTCCCTCGAAGGCAAGGTCTTTATCGACGACATCGATATTTACCGGAAAAAAATTGACGTTGTCGAACTTCGCAAACGGGTAGGAATGATTTTTCAAAAATCGAATCCTTTCCCAAAATCAATATTCGATAATATTGCATACGGACCGCGACTGCAAGGGAAACGGAAAAAATCAGAACTGAGTGATATTGTCGAACAGTGCCTGAAACATGCAGCACTCTGGGATGAGGTCAAAGATGACCTGGATAGAAACGCTCTTGCCTTATCGGGGGGACAGCAGCAGCGCCTGTGTATTGCCCGCGCACTCGCTGTTAACCCCGGCATCCTCCTTATGGATGAACCCGCAAGCGCACTCGACCCTATCTCTACCGCTAAAATTGAAGAACTTCTTTTTGAGCTGAAAAAAAAATACACCATCGTTATCGTTACCCATAATATGCAGCAGGCGTCACGGGTAAGTGACTATACGGCCTTTTTCTATATGGGCGAGATCGTAGAGTTCGGAGAAACAACGACAATTTTTACCTCACCCGAATATAAACAGACCGAGGATTATGTTACCGGACGGTTCGGTTAA
- the phoU gene encoding phosphate signaling complex protein PhoU, protein MERHFQEEINDVRKMIIEMGTLAEEAFGLSIKSFQNLDLELAQQVIEKDHAINALEISIDKSVFKLIALNQPVAGDLRFLFSAGKINKDLERIGDHAVNIAQATLAYASQNYNVSASQLSTMMTVAHQMLHDAITGLIDSNSQLALKVLEQDDQVDILNHLLCREVIAGVRKDITGIEAALEMIKVIKNLERIADLSTNIAEDVIFNARALDIKHHAEDRILKNKK, encoded by the coding sequence ATGGAAAGACATTTTCAGGAAGAAATCAATGATGTTCGCAAAATGATTATTGAAATGGGGACACTTGCGGAGGAAGCTTTTGGATTATCAATCAAAAGCTTTCAGAATCTGGATCTCGAGCTTGCGCAGCAGGTAATTGAAAAAGATCACGCCATTAACGCTCTCGAAATATCTATTGACAAAAGTGTTTTCAAGCTCATAGCATTAAATCAACCGGTTGCCGGTGATCTCAGGTTCCTTTTCAGTGCAGGCAAGATCAATAAAGATCTCGAACGAATTGGAGACCATGCAGTCAATATCGCGCAGGCAACACTAGCCTATGCATCGCAGAACTATAACGTAAGCGCTTCCCAGCTTTCAACAATGATGACTGTTGCTCATCAAATGCTTCATGATGCAATTACCGGACTTATCGATTCCAATTCACAGCTTGCATTGAAAGTATTGGAACAGGATGATCAGGTTGATATACTCAACCATTTACTCTGCCGTGAGGTAATTGCCGGAGTTAGAAAAGACATTACTGGAATTGAAGCGGCGCTCGAAATGATCAAAGTCATCAAAAATCTCGAAAGAATCGCTGATCTTTCAACCAACATAGCCGAAGATGTCATATTCAATGCCCGCGCCCTTGATATTAAACACCATGCTGAAGACAGGATCCTGAAAAATAAAAAGTGA